Proteins encoded in a region of the Halorussus sp. MSC15.2 genome:
- a CDS encoding ArsR family transcriptional regulator: MSGNGADDGESRNDDRPVDGVSLSLDATFELLAHADRRVILRYLRDAPGKAATRDELADHLASERAERPGERPDRDRVLSTLHHVHVPKLVDAGVADYDARSEEIRYWGSDRLEEWHDRVRNREGT, from the coding sequence ATGTCCGGAAACGGAGCGGACGACGGGGAGTCTCGTAACGACGACCGCCCAGTGGACGGCGTGTCGCTCTCGCTGGACGCGACGTTCGAGTTGCTCGCTCACGCCGACCGACGGGTGATACTGCGCTATCTCCGAGACGCGCCGGGGAAGGCCGCGACACGCGATGAACTCGCGGACCACCTTGCCAGCGAGCGGGCCGAACGGCCGGGAGAACGACCCGACCGCGACCGCGTCCTCTCGACGCTCCACCACGTTCACGTCCCGAAACTGGTGGACGCGGGCGTCGCCGATTACGACGCTCGGAGCGAGGAGATTCGGTACTGGGGCAGCGACCGACTGGAGGAGTGGCACGACCGCGTCCGCAACCGGGAGGGTACCTAA